The following nucleotide sequence is from Paenibacillus andongensis.
CGCGCAGGCATCTTAGTTCGTGAATTTGCAATCGGCTTTGGACCCAAAATTTTCTCATATAAAAAAGGGGAAACGCGCTATACTTTACGCATTTTGCCAATTGGTGGATTCGTTCGGATGGCAGGGGAAGACCCAGAAATCGTCCAAGTGAACCCAGGACAAACGGTTGCCGTTAAATTAAATAAACAAAATGAAGTGTCATCTCTATATCTTGATCAACTAGATCGGCGCTCAAATGTTATTATTGGTGTCGTGGAACAGATTGATTTAGAAAGAGCGCTTCAAGTATCACTTGATGTTGACGGAGAAAGGGTTACTTATCCCATTGATCCACAAGCTATGATGGTGACCAAAGGGACAGAGACACAGATTGCTCCATATGATCGTCAGTTTGGTTCGAAAACGGTAGGCCAGAGAGCCATTGCTATCGTCATGGGGCCTGTGATGAACTTCATCCTCGCCATTGTGTTGTTCTTAATCGTTGTTATTATGTCGGGTGTATTTACAAACGTTAAGCTGGATTCCGTACTTGCAGGTAAGGCCGGCGAGAAGTCAGGTCTTCACAAAGGGGATATCATCATATCGATTGATAATCAGCCAATTGGTGATGACCGCGAGAAGCTTGTCACCTCAATTCAATACTCCGCAGGAAAGCCGATGACCTGGGTTGTGGATCGTGCTGGGAATCCAATTACACTTCAAGTTACACCTGAAATGGAAGCAGGGGCTGGCAAGCTCGGCGTAGTCATTTCTGGGGATCGCAGAAGCGCAACCTTTAGCGAAGTATTAACTGGCACATACGAACAAGTCGTTGGAACAACGATTGGCATTGTCACAGGTTTAAAGAAGCTAGTTATGCTGCAGTTTAAACTTGATGATCTTGGCGGACCTGTCCGGACAGCTCAAGTATCAGCTGAGTTTGCCAAAATGGGAATAACTTACTTAATCTCGTGGGCAGCTACGTTAAGCTTGTATCTTGGTATATTTAATCTCCTGCCTATTCCTGCTTTAGATGGAAGTCGACTTCTATTTATGGGTCTAGAGGCATTACGCGGGAAACCAATTGATCCGAACCGAGAAAGTATGGTTCATTTTGTTGGTTTTGCACTGCTCATGCTGCTCATGGTGGCAGTTACTTACAATGATATTTTAAGATTAATTAAGGGATAGTCCTAAATTGTAGGAGGGTTTATGTCAAACGATAAACAGTTTGTTAAAGAGATAACACCACAGGGAGAGGATTTCTCCCGTTGGTACATAGATGTGATCAAGAAAGCTGATCTGATGAGTTATTCGCCAGTGCGCGGCTGTATCGTGTTTAAACCGGATGGCTTTGAAATATGGGAAAACATACAACGTGAACTCGATAGTAAGTTTAAAGAAACGGGTCACCGGAACGCTTATTTCCCTTTGTTTATTCCAGAGAGTTTTTTCCAGAAGGAAAAAGAACACGTGGAAGGTTTTAATCCAGAGCTGCCTTGGGTCACTGAAGCAGGTGGAGAGAAGCTCGAAGAACGTCTAGCTATTCGTCCAACTTCGGAAACGATGATTGGTCACATGTATTCGGAATGGATCAACTCCTATCGCGATCTTCCCCTTTTGATTAATCAATGGGCTAACGTTGTTCGCTGGGAAAAGCGCACATTGCCTTTCCTGCGAACTACAGAGTTCTTGTGGCAAGAAGGTCATACGGCTCATGAAGATGAGCAGGATGCTCGCCGCGAAACGATGCAAATGCTGGAGGTATACCGCCAATTTGCGGAAGATTTCTTAGCGATCCCAGTCATCGTTGGGCAGAAGACTCCTTCCGAGAAGTTCGCAGGAGCTGTTGATACGTTCTCCATCGAAGCAATGATGAAAGATGGGAAAGCGGTGCAAGCAGGGACCTCTCACTATCTAGGTACGAATTTTGCAGTTGCATTCGATATCAAGTTCTTGGACCGTGAAAATCAGCATCAGTTTGCACATACAACTTCATGGGGAGTTAGTACTCGACTCATCGGTGCACTTATCATGGTGCATGGCGATGATCGTGGATTGGTATTGCCGCCTAAAGTTGCCCCTACACAGGTCATCATGATTCCGATTGGTCCGCCAAAAACACGTGAACAAGTGATTGGACGAGTAGACGAATTATATGCTGAGCTTAAGAAAGCTTGCGTTCGAGTTAAAGTAGATGATCGTGCAGACCAAAGCCCAGGTTGGAAATTTAATGAATATGAAATGCGCGGTGTACCGATTCGTGTTGAATTAGGGCCTCGAGATATGGAAAATGGACAAGTTGTTCTTGTCTCTCGTGTAAGCGGGGAGAAGAAAACAGTGCAGCAAGCGAATTTTGTCGAAGAAATTCAAAATTTACTTGCTGAGATTCATCAGCAGATGTATGATAAAGCGAAGCAGTTCCGTGACGAGCATTACATAGCGGTGGATTCCATTGATGAGTTCAAAACGTTCTTGGAGACCAAGCGCGGGTTTGCTCTAGCTGGCTGGTGCGGCTCTGACGCTTGTGAAGAGCAAGTGAAGCAAGAAACGGGTGCAACAAGCCGGAATATTCCTTTCACACCTTCAGAAACGAAATCAACATGTCTGGTTTGTGGCGATGCTGCTAAACATACGGTCGTTTTTGGCCGAAGTTATTAATGACAATCAAGGGCAAATGGAAGCAATAATTCCATTGCCCTTGGTATTTTTATGGGGAGGCTGTTCATGAGTAATTTGGCTGATAAACGGAATCGCTTTGAGCTTTTGATGCAGCAAGCCGAGATTCCAGCCGATATCGTGCGGTCATTTTTTGCGGAAGGCTACATCGAGCAGGTAGAAATTAGTCGTAAAAATCGCGACTGGACCTTTTATTTGGTGAAAAATGAAATTGTGCCTCAGAATATTTACCGCTCTTTTTGTAAAATGATTCAAGAGAAGTTCGCTCAAATTGCGAAGATTCGTTTTATTTGGAAATATGAGCAAGTAGAACCTGCTGCCTTGGTAGAGGAATACTGGAGCCTATTTATGGAATGGCTGCAGCGAGAAGTAGCATCGATTAACGGTTGGATGTCGAAATCAAGGTTTGAGGTACAAGGTCATACACTAACGCTTATTATGCTTGATCAGATCGGACTTGAACTTGCTAAAAAGAAAAATGTAGATATGTTCATACGGAACTTTTTTCATAACTTTTTTCAAACAGAATTAAACGTAAAATATGCGGTTAGTGATTCTACTGAGATCGAAGCTGAGTACGAGAAATTTGCGAAGCAGCGCGAGCAAGGCGAGAAGACCATCACCCAAGAGATCATGATGTCCATCGACATGGAAGAAGAAGAATCCTCATTACCAGATACGGATCTCAAGCTTGTCATGGGTATTGATATCAAAGAAGTGCCAACACCTCTGAAAGACATTCAAGAAGAAGAGAAGAAAGTGACGGTTCAAGGTACCGTATTTGGACTAGACGTCAAGGAATTGAGAAATGGAAACACGTTATTTACATTTAACCTGACCGACTTTACTGATTCTTTGGCGATGAAGGTATTTGCGAAAACCAAAGATGATGTGAAGATTATGAGCTTGCTTGCGAATGGAACATGGATTAGAGCGCGAGGTAAGGTCGAATATGATCGTTTCATGCAAATTCCTGAACTTGTCATGATTCCAAACGACCTGTATGAAGTCATGGCGCCTAAAGATCGTATGGACGATGCCGCTGAGAAGCGTGTTGAGTTTCATTTGCACACGACCATGAGTACGATGGATGCATTAACACCGATCGATCAGTATGTGAAAATGGCAGCTAAATGGGGACATAAAGCCATCGCGGTTACCGATCATAGTAACATTCAATGTTTCCCTGATGCTGGAAAAGCAGCCAAAAAGCACGGAATTAAAGTGATTTATGGTGTGGAAGCCAACGTTGTGAATGACTCTGTTCCTATTGTGATGAATGGTCGGGATATGGATCTGAAGCAAGCAACATATGTGATATTTGACGTAGAGACAACGGGACTTTCGGTTACCAATAATCGAATTATCGAGCTTGCAGGTGTTAAAATGCAGGACGGTAAAGAAATTGAGCGATTTGCAACGTTCATTAATCCCCACGAGAAAATTCCTTACAACATTCAACAATTGACGAACATTAACGATGACATGGTCAAAGATGCGCCTGATATTGAGGAAGAGCTTCCTAAGTTCATTGAGTTTGTTGGTGATTGCGTTCTCGTAGCCCATAATGCACGATTTGATATGGGGTTCCTTCAAGCGAATTTGAAACGTATGGGATTGCCGGAGGTTACGAACTCCGTTCTTGATACCCTAGAGCTTGCTAGATTTTTATTCCCTTCCATGAAGAACCATCGTTTGAATACGTTGTCGGATAAATTTAAAGTAGGCTTGGACAACCATCACCGTGCGATTGATGACTCTATTGCATTAGGTTTTGTTTTATATCATTTAATTAACGAGGCTAATGATCGACAAATATCGAATCTTGCTAAATTGAATGATTATGTTGGAAAAGATTTGTCCAATCAGCGCCCTTTTCATTGTTGTGTTTATGCGTTAAATGCCGTAGGGAAGAAGAACTTATTCAAACTTATATCCTTATCTCATACAACCTATTTACAGCGTTCCGCAACAATTCCCAAAAGTGTGCTGGTAGAATTAAGAGAAGGTCTTCTTATCACCTCTGGATGTGAAAAAGGGGAATTCTTTGAAGCTGTGCTTAATAAATCGATCGAAGAAGCCGAGCAAGTGGCTGAGTTCTATGACATCCTTGAAATTCAACCTGTGAGCTATAACATGCATCTAGTAGAAAAGGGGCTTGTTGGCAGCGTTGAAGATTTAGAAAATGCTGTGCGACGCGTTTGTGAGATTGGTTATAAGACTGGCAAACCGGTTATTGCTACAGGGAACGCGCATTATCTGAATCCTCGTGAAAAAGTATGCAGAGATATTACGATTAATGGGATTACTGGGTTTAGCCCACTCAAAGCGATGAAGAAACCGGATGCTCATTTCCGTACAACCAAAGAGATGCTGGAAGAATTCAAGTTTCTTGGTGAAGAAAAGGCATTTGAAGTTGTCGTGCGCAGTACGAATGACCTGGCAGATCGGTTCGAAGTCATTGAACTATTCCCGGATAAGTTGTTCACACCCATTATCGAAGGGGCCGACGAAGAAATTCGGACAACCTGTTATAATACAGCGAAGTCCATGTATGGGGACGAACTTCCGGAAGTCATTATAGCCCGGCTTGAGAAAGAGCTTGTTCCGATTATTAAGTTCGGTTTCTCTGCCAACTATTTGATTTCTGAACGTCTTGTGAAAAAGTCGAATGCGGACGGTTATCTCGTAGGTTCAAGGGGTTCCGTTGGTTCTTCCGTCGTTGCGATGATGTTAGGAATTTCCGAGGTTAATCCGCTGCCTCCTCATTATATATGTGTATCATGCCAGCATAGTGAGTGGTTCCTAGACGGGAGCGTTCCGAGTGGATTCGACCTTCCGAACAAAGTTTGCCCGAATTGCGGCGGTAATTTAAAAGGTGACGGTCACGACATTCCGTTTGAGACCTTTCTTGGCTTTAAAGGGGATAAGGTTCCCGATATTGATTTGAACTTCTCCGGAGATTATCAACCCGTTGCCCATAATTACACCAAGGAAATTTTTGGTGAGAAAAATGTATTCCGCGCGGGGACCATAGGTACTGTCGCTGAAAAGACTGCTTTCGGTTTTGTAAAAAAGTACGAGGAAGAACAAGGTCAGAAGTGGCGAGGTGCTGAAATTAGCCGATTGGCTGCTGGTTGTACAGGGGTTAAGCGAAGCACGGGGCAGCATCCCGGCGGTATTGTCGTAGTACCGGATTATATGGAAGTTGATGACATCACACCTGTGCAATATCCAGCTGATGATAAGAATTCGGAATGGAAAACGACCCATTTTGATTATCATGCCTTTGATGCCAATTTGCTGAAACTTGATATTCTCGGACACGACGATCCGACGATGATGCGGATGCTGCAGGATTTAACAGGTGTTGATCCAACAACCATTCCGATGAATGATGCGAAAGCGATGAGTATTTTCAACTCGACGGAAGCGCTTGGGGTCAGACCGGATCAAATCCGATCTCCTGTAGCCACTTATGGTGTTCCTGAAATGGGAACCAAGTTCGTTCGTCAGATGCTTCAGGAAACGCAGCCGAGCTCCTTTGCCGACTTATTGCAAATTTCGGGATTATCCCATGGAACGGGCGTTTGGCTTGGTAATGCACAGGAGTTAATTAAAAAAGGGATTTGTAACATTAAGACCGTTATTGGTTGTCGGGATGACATCATGCTCTACTTGATTTATAAAGCAGGCATGGATGCAGGTCTTGCTTTTAAAATTACCGAGAGTGTTCGTAAAGGTAAGGGGCTTACAGATGAGTGGAAAGATGAGATGAAACGCTGTAATGTGCCAGCATGGTATATCGAATCTTGTGAACGGATTGAGTATATGTTTCCAAAAGCGCACGCTGCTGCTTACGTTATCTCAGCTGTTCGTACAGCTTACTTTAAGGTGTATCATCCAATTGCTTATTATGCGACATACTTTAGTGTTCGTGCAGCGGACTTTGATCTTGAACTTCTCTGCCAAGGATATGATGCGATTCTTAAAAAGTTGATTGAGATTGAAGAGAAAGGCTTCCAGGCGCTGCCGAAGGAGAAAGCAATGGTATCCATTCTTGAAATGTCACTCGAAATGACGTCTCGTGGCTTCAGTTTCAAGCCAATTGACATTTATCGATCGGATGCGACACGGTTTATTATCGATGGTACATCACTTATCCCGCCATTTGCGGCAATGTCAGGTATCGGTGATAATGCAGCCAAAAATATTGCCGCTGCCAAGGAAGAGGGCGACTTCCTCTCCATCGAGGATTTCCAAAACCGATCCAAAGCCTCAAAGACGGTCATAGAGATGCTCAGTGCTATGGGATGTTTCCGCGGACTGCCGGAATCGAATCAATTGTCCTTATTCTAAGCATAGAATTCTGTTTCTAAAGATAAATTTTAAAGTTGATGCTTCCGAAGTGAGTTTGCTAAAGAAAACTTTTAGCTGTCAAGTGAAAATGATTAACAAGTTTGCTATTGTAATGCAAAGAATGGTTATGGTATAATTTTTATTGGCAATAATGAGGATATCATCTTGTGATTAAAGAGTGGGGAAACCCACTCTTTACATTTTGATATAGGACTTTTCGGAATGCGATTAAGGAAAGTCAATTTAGGAGGTACATTTATCTGTGGCTACACAAGCGCAAATCAAATCCGTCATTGAGGACATGCTGAAGGATTTCATTGAACAAAATGGATTTGAACTCGTGGATATTGAATATGTCAAAGAAGGCAGCAACTGGTTCCTTCGCGTCTATGCAGACAAAGAAGGCGGAATTGATATAGATGATTGCGGCCGCATCAGTGAATACTTAAGTGTTCAATTGGATGAGAAAGATCCTATTGCTGATGCCTATTTCTTGGAAGTCTCTTCACCAGGCGCTGAACGTCCGCTTAAGAAGACACAAGATTATCACAAGGCTGTGAATAGTCATGTATTTGTTACCACCTATGAACCGATAGACGGTTCCAAGGAATTTGAAGGTTTGCTGCTTTCTTTTGACGAGGAAGAACTCGTTATTGAAATTGGCAAAAAGAAAATAATTATTCCGTTCGCTAAAGTAGCAAGCGCTCGTCTAGCTATCGTTTTTTAGTGATCGTTATTTATTGAAAGGGGGGACTCAGTTCAAATGAACACGGATTTTATCGAAGCGCTGTCGGAAATTGAACGTGAGAAGGGTATCTCAAAGGAGTTACTTATCGATGCAATTGAAGCAGCGATGATTTCAAGTTATAAACGTAATTTCAACACCGCACAGAATGTGCGAGTTGATATCAATCGCCATACTGGCCTCATCAAGGTATTTGCTCGTAAAACCGTAACTGAGGAAGTATTAGATCCAAGATTGGAAATTTCACTTCATGCTTCTCGTGAAATTAATCCGAATTACCAATTGGAAGATATCGTTGAAATTGAAGTGACTCCTCGTGATTTCGGACGTATTGCTGCTCAAACTGCCAAACAAGTGGTGACTCAGCGTATTCGTGAAGCCGAGCGTGGCTTAATTTATAATGCTTTTATTGATAAGGAAGAAGATATCGTTACAGGTATCCTTCAACGTCAAGATCAACGTAACATTTATGTAGACTTGGGTAAAGTTGAGGCTGTGCTGCCTTTGACTGAATTGATGCCTACGGATAAGTTCAAACAAGGCGATCGGATTAAAGCGTATATCACGAAAGTGGAAAATACGACGAAAGGACCGCAAATCATTTTATCAAGAACTCATCCAGGACTATTGAAGCGTCTTTTTGAACTGGAAGTTCCTGAAATCTTTGATGGTGTGGTCGAGATTCGTTCGGTTGCGCGTGAAGCCGGTTTCCGATCAAAAATTGCTGTTCATTCCCGCAACGCTGAAGTTGATCCAGTTGGATCCTGTGTAGGACCTAAAGGATTACGTGTTCAAACGATTGTAAGCGAACTGCGCGGCGAGAAAATAGACATCGTACGTTGGATGGAAAGCGTGGAAGAATACGTAGCCAATGCGCTTAGCCCTTCCAAAGTGCTTGAAGTGCAAATTCATGAAAATGAGAAAATGGCGCGTGTCATTGTACCTGACTATCAGCTTTCTCTGGCAATTGGAATTAAAGGGCAAAATGCTCGTCTTGCTGCCAAATTGACAGGTTGGAAAATAGACATCAAAAGTGAAACACAAGCCGAACAAGAATTTGGTAGAGTGAAAACTTATTCAGAAGAAATGCATCAAGATTCTGTGAGTGTCGATTAAGTTTTTGTTCGGAGCAAGGGGTGATCGGAATGAAGCAGAGAAAAATCCCTCTGAGAAAATGCGTGGCCTGCCAGGAAATGATGCCGAAGAGGGACTTGATCCGCATCGTCAAAACGCCTGAAGATGAAATTCTCATTGATCTTAAAGGGAAAAAATCTGGGCGCGGTGCCTACCTGTGCGGTAAAGTTTCTTGTTTTAAATTGGCGAAGAAAAGTAAAGCCCTGGATAGAGCCCTTAAGCACGCCGTTGGTGCCGATATTTATGACCAATTGGAGCAAGACTTCATTCGTGTTGAAGATGAGTTCCTCTCTTCCAAAGAAGAGGAGTCTGAGGATGAATCCTAAATTTTTATCCCAATTAGGCTTGGCGATGCGGGCAGGGAAATTAGTTACCGGTGATGAAGGTGTATTCAAAGCGATTCGCTCGGGAGAAGCCAAACTTGTCATTATGGCGGAGGATGCGTCCGCTAATACACGTAAGAAATTTCAAGACAAATGCCAATTCTATGGGGTTAAACTCATGGAAATAGGTACGAAGTATGAATTGGGCCGCAGCATTGGGAAAGAAATGCGTGTCACCATAGGTGTATTGGACGGAGGCTTCGCGCAGATGCTGCAGAAGAGTCAAGATAATCCTGCGGAGGTGAAACATATTGACCAATAAACAAGACAATAAAGATAAGACTCGCGTTTACGAATACGCAAAACAACTCAATATGAGCAGCAAAGAAATTATAACCATCCTCAAACGTCTGAATATTCCCGTTAACAATCATATGAGTGTAATGGAAAATGACGCAGTGAGCAGTGTAGAAAAGTTTTTTCGTGATATTAAAGCCAATGCGGCTGCCAAACGAGCAGCTACGGACGGAGGAAATGTGAGTTCATCTACGACGAATCAGAATCCTGCAACGCAGGCTCCAGCACAAGAGAATAAAGGTGCAGCAACACCGGCTTCGAAGCCAGTTGCTTCAGAACCAACGAACAGCGGCACGACTACAAATGGTGCTGTAACAGCGCCTCAAGGACAATCTACGCCTAATGCGGCTAGTCGTCCAGCTCAGCCAGGGCGCGATCAACGTCCAAGTGGTCAAGGATCATCGCAAGGCGGGCAACGTCCTAACAGTCAGGGCCAAGGTGGACAACGTACTGGTTACCAAGGTGGAAGTCCAGGCGGACAGCGCCCTAGCGGCCAAGGTTCCAGCCAAGGCGGACAACGTACGGGCTATCAAGGTTCCAACCCAGGCGGGCAGCGCCCAAGTGGTCAAGGCTCCAGCCAAGGTGGACAACGTACGGGGTATCAAGGTTCCAATCCAGGTGGCCAGCGTCCAAGTGGATCCACTGGCGGCTACAATAGTGGGCGTCCTAGCGGCGGTCAAGGCTACAGTCAAGGCGGCCAAGGCGGAGCTCCACGTACGAATAGCAACTATGCAGGTTCCCGTCCAAGTCAGGGTACTGGAGGACCGGGAGCTGGTGGTGGACAGAGCGCGAATAGCGGCCGTCCGCAAAATGCAGGACCGAACCGCAGTGCTGGTCCAAACCGTCAGTCTAAACCGTTTGATAACCGTAACAATAATCAAAGCGGAAGACCAGTCATTCAAGAAGCTAAACCGCAGTTCCACGTAGGTGCAACAGCAGCTGAATTGGATGATGCAGCAGCTAA
It contains:
- the rseP gene encoding RIP metalloprotease RseP; amino-acid sequence: MSAIEVGLKVILLFFVLVTIHEWGHFYFAKRAGILVREFAIGFGPKIFSYKKGETRYTLRILPIGGFVRMAGEDPEIVQVNPGQTVAVKLNKQNEVSSLYLDQLDRRSNVIIGVVEQIDLERALQVSLDVDGERVTYPIDPQAMMVTKGTETQIAPYDRQFGSKTVGQRAIAIVMGPVMNFILAIVLFLIVVIMSGVFTNVKLDSVLAGKAGEKSGLHKGDIIISIDNQPIGDDREKLVTSIQYSAGKPMTWVVDRAGNPITLQVTPEMEAGAGKLGVVISGDRRSATFSEVLTGTYEQVVGTTIGIVTGLKKLVMLQFKLDDLGGPVRTAQVSAEFAKMGITYLISWAATLSLYLGIFNLLPIPALDGSRLLFMGLEALRGKPIDPNRESMVHFVGFALLMLLMVAVTYNDILRLIKG
- the proS gene encoding proline--tRNA ligase — its product is MSNDKQFVKEITPQGEDFSRWYIDVIKKADLMSYSPVRGCIVFKPDGFEIWENIQRELDSKFKETGHRNAYFPLFIPESFFQKEKEHVEGFNPELPWVTEAGGEKLEERLAIRPTSETMIGHMYSEWINSYRDLPLLINQWANVVRWEKRTLPFLRTTEFLWQEGHTAHEDEQDARRETMQMLEVYRQFAEDFLAIPVIVGQKTPSEKFAGAVDTFSIEAMMKDGKAVQAGTSHYLGTNFAVAFDIKFLDRENQHQFAHTTSWGVSTRLIGALIMVHGDDRGLVLPPKVAPTQVIMIPIGPPKTREQVIGRVDELYAELKKACVRVKVDDRADQSPGWKFNEYEMRGVPIRVELGPRDMENGQVVLVSRVSGEKKTVQQANFVEEIQNLLAEIHQQMYDKAKQFRDEHYIAVDSIDEFKTFLETKRGFALAGWCGSDACEEQVKQETGATSRNIPFTPSETKSTCLVCGDAAKHTVVFGRSY
- a CDS encoding PolC-type DNA polymerase III — encoded protein: MSNLADKRNRFELLMQQAEIPADIVRSFFAEGYIEQVEISRKNRDWTFYLVKNEIVPQNIYRSFCKMIQEKFAQIAKIRFIWKYEQVEPAALVEEYWSLFMEWLQREVASINGWMSKSRFEVQGHTLTLIMLDQIGLELAKKKNVDMFIRNFFHNFFQTELNVKYAVSDSTEIEAEYEKFAKQREQGEKTITQEIMMSIDMEEEESSLPDTDLKLVMGIDIKEVPTPLKDIQEEEKKVTVQGTVFGLDVKELRNGNTLFTFNLTDFTDSLAMKVFAKTKDDVKIMSLLANGTWIRARGKVEYDRFMQIPELVMIPNDLYEVMAPKDRMDDAAEKRVEFHLHTTMSTMDALTPIDQYVKMAAKWGHKAIAVTDHSNIQCFPDAGKAAKKHGIKVIYGVEANVVNDSVPIVMNGRDMDLKQATYVIFDVETTGLSVTNNRIIELAGVKMQDGKEIERFATFINPHEKIPYNIQQLTNINDDMVKDAPDIEEELPKFIEFVGDCVLVAHNARFDMGFLQANLKRMGLPEVTNSVLDTLELARFLFPSMKNHRLNTLSDKFKVGLDNHHRAIDDSIALGFVLYHLINEANDRQISNLAKLNDYVGKDLSNQRPFHCCVYALNAVGKKNLFKLISLSHTTYLQRSATIPKSVLVELREGLLITSGCEKGEFFEAVLNKSIEEAEQVAEFYDILEIQPVSYNMHLVEKGLVGSVEDLENAVRRVCEIGYKTGKPVIATGNAHYLNPREKVCRDITINGITGFSPLKAMKKPDAHFRTTKEMLEEFKFLGEEKAFEVVVRSTNDLADRFEVIELFPDKLFTPIIEGADEEIRTTCYNTAKSMYGDELPEVIIARLEKELVPIIKFGFSANYLISERLVKKSNADGYLVGSRGSVGSSVVAMMLGISEVNPLPPHYICVSCQHSEWFLDGSVPSGFDLPNKVCPNCGGNLKGDGHDIPFETFLGFKGDKVPDIDLNFSGDYQPVAHNYTKEIFGEKNVFRAGTIGTVAEKTAFGFVKKYEEEQGQKWRGAEISRLAAGCTGVKRSTGQHPGGIVVVPDYMEVDDITPVQYPADDKNSEWKTTHFDYHAFDANLLKLDILGHDDPTMMRMLQDLTGVDPTTIPMNDAKAMSIFNSTEALGVRPDQIRSPVATYGVPEMGTKFVRQMLQETQPSSFADLLQISGLSHGTGVWLGNAQELIKKGICNIKTVIGCRDDIMLYLIYKAGMDAGLAFKITESVRKGKGLTDEWKDEMKRCNVPAWYIESCERIEYMFPKAHAAAYVISAVRTAYFKVYHPIAYYATYFSVRAADFDLELLCQGYDAILKKLIEIEEKGFQALPKEKAMVSILEMSLEMTSRGFSFKPIDIYRSDATRFIIDGTSLIPPFAAMSGIGDNAAKNIAAAKEEGDFLSIEDFQNRSKASKTVIEMLSAMGCFRGLPESNQLSLF
- the rimP gene encoding ribosome maturation factor RimP, with amino-acid sequence MATQAQIKSVIEDMLKDFIEQNGFELVDIEYVKEGSNWFLRVYADKEGGIDIDDCGRISEYLSVQLDEKDPIADAYFLEVSSPGAERPLKKTQDYHKAVNSHVFVTTYEPIDGSKEFEGLLLSFDEEELVIEIGKKKIIIPFAKVASARLAIVF
- the nusA gene encoding transcription termination factor NusA, with the protein product MNTDFIEALSEIEREKGISKELLIDAIEAAMISSYKRNFNTAQNVRVDINRHTGLIKVFARKTVTEEVLDPRLEISLHASREINPNYQLEDIVEIEVTPRDFGRIAAQTAKQVVTQRIREAERGLIYNAFIDKEEDIVTGILQRQDQRNIYVDLGKVEAVLPLTELMPTDKFKQGDRIKAYITKVENTTKGPQIILSRTHPGLLKRLFELEVPEIFDGVVEIRSVAREAGFRSKIAVHSRNAEVDPVGSCVGPKGLRVQTIVSELRGEKIDIVRWMESVEEYVANALSPSKVLEVQIHENEKMARVIVPDYQLSLAIGIKGQNARLAAKLTGWKIDIKSETQAEQEFGRVKTYSEEMHQDSVSVD
- the rnpM gene encoding RNase P modulator RnpM — encoded protein: MKQRKIPLRKCVACQEMMPKRDLIRIVKTPEDEILIDLKGKKSGRGAYLCGKVSCFKLAKKSKALDRALKHAVGADIYDQLEQDFIRVEDEFLSSKEEESEDES
- a CDS encoding L7Ae/L30e/S12e/Gadd45 family ribosomal protein, which produces MNPKFLSQLGLAMRAGKLVTGDEGVFKAIRSGEAKLVIMAEDASANTRKKFQDKCQFYGVKLMEIGTKYELGRSIGKEMRVTIGVLDGGFAQMLQKSQDNPAEVKHIDQ